A region from the Maridesulfovibrio zosterae DSM 11974 genome encodes:
- a CDS encoding Orn/Lys/Arg decarboxylase N-terminal domain-containing protein: MKITKHTWPVLIVSGQFEAPTDDGFRLRKLEEELLGEQECSVQPSYSYEDAIEIFMSRADFGAVVIDWDIQSEQVQDKLDPEKFLNSIRKRNKNIPVFLLTDRLAMENIPTSVLSQINEFLWKTADTVEFVAGRIETHLVEYIRSVYPVFFGEMVKYSEAYKYAWHTPGHMGGEGFLKSPAGVAMHKFYGENVFRSDLSISVPELGSLLDHSGVVGGAEKNSARVFGADHTFYVLNGTSNVNQIIWRSQLVRDDIAFVDRNCHKSLNYAMVITDAYPIYMVPRRNKRGIIGPCRLSEFSEESIKSKVKDSKLIPEELKKQSVRMSALTNSTYDGVCYNVINIKKQLQKSVDNLHFDEAWYAYARFHPIYKDHFGMADDDLNENHPPIFCSHSTHKLLTAFSQASMLHVRNGSHVKIDRDELNESYMMHGSTSPQYSMIASLDVATKMMDDSGEILMDETIIEAIKLRKKVSTIAREMNESGSWFFEMWQPKKVDHNGEIKDFEDVPTSYLCSNQHPWVFSSENNWHGFNDIEDEYAMLDPIKLTFTTPGLQEDGTMDDEGIPASIVTNYLINHGIVCEKTDYYSFLMLNSMGTTSAKQGSLLAGLLKFKELYDANAPLNIVQPDLVHDYPKTYDGVGIKDHCNDIHNYYKNHKLLDKMQAAFQVIPDQKIKPSEAYHAVVRKNVEYVELKDMENRIPAVMIVPYPPGIPVIMGGEILNKKAQPIFDYLKARQDFENIYPGYESDIHGVERIKRNGKKYFKTMCLK, translated from the coding sequence ATGAAGATTACCAAACACACATGGCCTGTTCTTATAGTTTCGGGTCAATTTGAAGCACCTACTGACGATGGTTTCAGGTTGCGCAAATTAGAAGAAGAACTTCTTGGTGAACAGGAATGCTCTGTACAGCCCTCATACAGCTACGAAGATGCAATTGAAATATTTATGTCCCGTGCTGATTTTGGAGCGGTGGTAATTGATTGGGATATTCAAAGTGAACAAGTTCAAGATAAGCTGGACCCCGAAAAATTTCTTAACTCCATCCGTAAACGCAATAAAAATATTCCCGTCTTTTTACTGACCGACCGTCTGGCCATGGAAAATATTCCTACCTCTGTTTTAAGCCAAATTAATGAATTCCTATGGAAAACAGCGGATACAGTTGAATTTGTTGCAGGAAGAATCGAAACTCATCTTGTCGAATATATACGCTCTGTATATCCCGTCTTTTTTGGAGAGATGGTCAAATACTCTGAAGCATATAAATATGCATGGCACACCCCGGGACATATGGGGGGAGAGGGCTTTCTAAAAAGTCCTGCCGGAGTTGCTATGCATAAATTTTATGGTGAAAATGTTTTCCGCTCCGACCTGTCCATCTCAGTACCGGAATTAGGCTCGCTTCTGGATCACAGCGGAGTTGTCGGTGGTGCAGAAAAAAACTCAGCCCGCGTTTTCGGAGCAGACCATACCTTCTATGTTCTCAATGGAACTTCTAACGTTAACCAGATTATCTGGCGAAGTCAGCTGGTGCGTGATGATATAGCCTTCGTAGACCGCAATTGTCATAAATCTCTCAACTATGCTATGGTAATTACTGATGCCTACCCTATTTATATGGTACCAAGACGTAATAAACGAGGAATAATTGGGCCCTGCCGATTATCTGAATTCTCTGAAGAATCCATAAAATCAAAAGTAAAAGACAGTAAACTGATACCCGAGGAACTAAAAAAGCAAAGCGTTCGTATGTCGGCTTTAACAAACTCAACTTACGATGGCGTTTGCTACAACGTTATCAATATAAAAAAACAGCTTCAGAAAAGCGTCGATAATCTACATTTTGATGAAGCGTGGTATGCATATGCACGTTTTCATCCAATTTACAAAGATCATTTCGGCATGGCTGATGATGACCTCAATGAGAATCATCCGCCAATTTTCTGTTCTCATTCAACCCACAAGCTACTGACTGCATTTTCACAGGCTTCAATGCTGCATGTGCGTAATGGAAGCCATGTGAAAATAGACCGTGACGAACTAAATGAATCATACATGATGCACGGCTCAACTTCACCACAGTATAGCATGATAGCTTCTTTGGATGTTGCCACAAAAATGATGGATGACAGCGGTGAAATCCTTATGGACGAAACCATCATAGAAGCAATAAAACTACGGAAAAAAGTTTCCACGATTGCAAGAGAAATGAATGAGTCAGGCAGCTGGTTTTTTGAAATGTGGCAACCTAAAAAGGTTGACCACAATGGAGAAATAAAAGATTTTGAAGATGTTCCGACATCTTACCTATGCAGCAATCAGCATCCATGGGTATTCAGCTCTGAAAATAACTGGCACGGATTTAATGATATTGAAGATGAATACGCTATGCTTGATCCTATCAAGCTGACATTTACCACTCCGGGACTGCAAGAAGATGGAACAATGGATGATGAAGGTATTCCTGCATCCATCGTGACAAACTATCTTATAAATCATGGTATTGTATGTGAAAAAACAGATTATTATTCATTCCTGATGCTTAACTCAATGGGCACAACTTCAGCAAAACAGGGTTCACTGCTTGCAGGTCTTCTAAAATTTAAAGAGCTGTATGACGCGAATGCCCCTTTAAATATTGTCCAGCCAGATTTGGTACATGATTACCCTAAAACTTACGATGGCGTTGGGATCAAAGATCATTGCAATGATATCCACAACTATTACAAGAATCACAAATTACTAGATAAAATGCAGGCTGCATTTCAAGTCATACCTGATCAAAAAATTAAACCTTCTGAAGCATATCATGCTGTTGTGCGCAAAAATGTTGAATATGTGGAATTGAAAGATATGGAGAACCGCATACCTGCAGTTATGATCGTACCTTATCCCCCTGGTATACCAGTAATTATGGGAGGTGAAATTCTTAATAAAAAGGCACAACCTATTTTCGATTATCTCAAAGCAAGGCAGGATTTTGAAAATATCTACCCTGGATACGAA
- a CDS encoding sodium-dependent transporter produces the protein MQKRETWGSRSGFILAAVGSAIGLGNIWRFPYMVYENGGGAFLIPYFVAMLAAGIPFMILEFGLGQKFKGSAPKIFASISKKMEWLGWWQVVVSFIITTYYVVVIAWAMNYVFLAFSQGWGADPKAFFFGQFLGLTDSPMNMGGIQPSIFAATAAAWAFTFFALFTGVKAGIERVNKIFMPILFLLVFIFIGRGLMLPGALDGLNWLFKPDFTAILNGKVWADAFGQIFYSLSIGFGIMLAYSSYLPKESDINNNACMTVFINCGFSIISGIMIFSVLGYMAHQQGVPIKDVAGAGVGLAFVTLPTAINLMPAPVFFGVLFFLALVVAGLSSMISINEVVTSAIVDKLGLSRKKAVSICCILGFLVSIAFTTGGGLLLLDIVDHFVNNFGILIGGFIEIVFIAWFCKLTDLRTHVNRTSEIKVGYLWMNSLRFVVPAMLAFMVVTNFIGDISKNYGGYSTNSIIAFGWGLILACFVFAIIFASKSGNFGVVASNNSFLKRR, from the coding sequence ATGCAGAAGAGAGAAACATGGGGTTCCCGCTCAGGATTTATTCTTGCCGCAGTGGGCTCTGCAATCGGGCTTGGTAATATTTGGCGTTTTCCATATATGGTTTATGAAAACGGCGGCGGTGCTTTTCTTATTCCTTACTTTGTAGCAATGCTTGCTGCGGGTATTCCCTTTATGATTCTTGAATTCGGCCTAGGACAGAAATTTAAAGGCTCAGCTCCTAAAATTTTTGCTTCAATTTCCAAGAAAATGGAATGGCTCGGTTGGTGGCAGGTGGTTGTTTCATTTATAATCACAACATACTATGTGGTTGTAATTGCTTGGGCCATGAATTACGTGTTCCTGGCATTTTCTCAAGGCTGGGGAGCTGACCCGAAAGCTTTTTTCTTTGGTCAATTCCTTGGACTTACTGATTCTCCCATGAATATGGGCGGAATACAGCCTTCTATTTTTGCTGCAACAGCAGCAGCTTGGGCCTTTACCTTTTTTGCCCTGTTCACAGGGGTTAAAGCTGGTATTGAGAGAGTTAATAAAATTTTCATGCCGATACTGTTCCTGCTCGTTTTTATCTTCATTGGAAGAGGGCTGATGCTTCCCGGTGCACTTGATGGACTGAACTGGCTTTTCAAACCAGACTTTACAGCTATTCTGAATGGTAAAGTATGGGCTGATGCTTTTGGCCAGATCTTTTACAGTCTTTCTATAGGGTTCGGTATTATGCTTGCTTACTCAAGTTACTTGCCGAAAGAATCTGATATTAACAATAACGCCTGTATGACAGTATTTATCAACTGTGGCTTTAGTATTATCTCCGGTATTATGATTTTCAGCGTGCTTGGATACATGGCCCATCAGCAGGGTGTACCTATTAAAGATGTTGCAGGTGCAGGTGTTGGCCTTGCATTTGTAACTTTGCCGACAGCAATTAACTTGATGCCGGCACCAGTCTTTTTTGGTGTTCTTTTCTTTCTTGCACTTGTTGTTGCTGGTCTTTCTTCAATGATTTCTATCAATGAAGTTGTTACTTCCGCTATTGTCGATAAACTTGGTTTATCCCGCAAAAAAGCTGTTTCTATCTGCTGTATTTTAGGCTTTCTGGTAAGTATCGCATTTACTACTGGTGGCGGATTGCTTTTGCTCGACATCGTTGACCACTTTGTTAATAATTTTGGTATATTGATCGGTGGTTTTATTGAGATAGTATTCATTGCATGGTTTTGTAAGCTTACTGATTTGCGTACCCATGTTAATAGAACTTCTGAAATTAAGGTTGGTTATCTTTGGATGAACAGCTTGCGTTTCGTTGTTCCAGCAATGTTGGCATTCATGGTTGTTACTAATTTTATTGGTGATATCTCAAAGAATTATGGCGGATATTCCACAAATTCGATTATTGCTTTCGGATGGGGCCTTATTCTTGCCTGCTTTGTTTTTGCAATTATTTTTGCCAGTAAGTCTGGAAATTTTGGAGTAGTAGCTTCTAACAACAGTTTTCTTAAAAGGAGATAG
- a CDS encoding PAS domain S-box protein, whose translation MSIRIQEQVLYEIAMAMGTSLDLDKMLSTALSTYLRRLLCMGATVFLEKDGGERRGYEKVFFIPRKKRNNIDADIFFERINGSLNGSDYVDLMNDLPIHTVRSGNHFYLMELPEVGFLMVTKGKTPLSQSMLKSLHKLNVKLAESIISCLIYKRNKTLNIKLQNQIKGRMKAESILLAEREKYRAIYEGSPLGIVYYDHEGTIIDCNIKFAEIMGTTCKKLIGFKSATISSDKVRKVIEKALKGYPVIYEDYYTSVIGERTVYLRASFNPVVYGSKTQVVATVEELDSLKS comes from the coding sequence ATGAGTATTCGAATTCAAGAACAGGTTCTTTATGAAATAGCCATGGCCATGGGGACAAGTCTGGATCTGGATAAAATGTTAAGCACAGCTCTTTCAACATATTTGCGACGATTACTTTGTATGGGGGCAACTGTTTTTCTGGAAAAAGATGGAGGTGAAAGACGTGGGTATGAAAAAGTTTTTTTTATTCCACGAAAAAAAAGAAATAATATTGATGCAGATATTTTTTTTGAAAGAATTAACGGAAGTCTGAATGGAAGCGACTATGTGGACTTAATGAATGATCTTCCTATTCATACCGTGCGTTCGGGTAATCATTTCTATCTGATGGAACTTCCTGAGGTCGGGTTTTTAATGGTGACAAAAGGAAAGACTCCATTAAGTCAGTCAATGCTTAAATCATTACATAAATTGAATGTAAAACTTGCAGAATCAATTATTTCATGTCTGATTTACAAACGGAACAAGACTTTAAATATTAAATTGCAAAATCAGATTAAAGGAAGAATGAAAGCAGAATCTATACTTTTGGCAGAAAGAGAAAAATACAGAGCTATTTATGAAGGGTCACCTCTAGGGATAGTATATTATGATCACGAGGGGACTATCATTGATTGTAATATTAAATTTGCTGAAATAATGGGGACTACCTGTAAAAAACTTATAGGTTTCAAATCTGCTACAATAAGCAGTGATAAAGTCCGCAAGGTAATTGAAAAAGCATTGAAAGGTTATCCGGTAATATATGAAGATTATTATACTTCTGTAATAGGCGAGCGAACCGTCTATTTACGCGCAAGTTTTAATCCCGTTGTATATGGGAGCAAAACTCAGGTTGTAGCGACAGTTGAAGAGTTAGACAGCCTTAAATCCTAG
- a CDS encoding ACP S-malonyltransferase translates to MSDLSILFPGQGSQEPGMGRDLAEKWTTAMDMWKFAEKESGLALREIYWDGDASAMAKTDALQPALTVVNLSIWLYLKDSINPVATAGHSLGEFASLSASGILSTEDTIKAVALRGKLMSQVANEDHGMAAILKLGQSDVEEAVEFGAKESAKELRIANYNSPAQYVISGEKAAIDVAGSMIKEKKGRAIPLPVSGAFHSPLIQEAANEFSSYLSKLTWNTPAFPVYFNVTAAPESNYEKIKKIMSSQMTSSVRWIEIINNQYNAGVRNFLELGPKGVLTKLLSANLKGKEYEGKGIGNIEQAEAIK, encoded by the coding sequence ATGTCTGATTTATCAATACTTTTCCCAGGTCAGGGCTCACAGGAACCAGGTATGGGCCGCGATCTTGCTGAAAAATGGACTACGGCAATGGATATGTGGAAATTTGCTGAAAAAGAATCAGGCCTTGCACTTCGCGAAATATACTGGGACGGCGATGCTTCAGCCATGGCAAAGACAGATGCCTTACAGCCCGCCCTGACTGTGGTCAACTTATCTATATGGCTCTACCTCAAAGACAGCATTAATCCTGTAGCCACGGCAGGTCACAGTCTTGGAGAATTTGCGTCTCTGTCTGCATCTGGAATTCTTTCTACTGAAGACACTATTAAAGCGGTTGCCCTGCGCGGTAAACTAATGTCACAGGTTGCAAACGAAGATCACGGTATGGCTGCAATTCTTAAACTTGGGCAATCTGACGTGGAAGAAGCTGTAGAATTTGGTGCTAAAGAAAGTGCAAAAGAGCTTCGCATAGCAAACTACAATTCACCTGCACAATATGTCATCAGCGGAGAGAAAGCAGCTATCGATGTGGCTGGATCAATGATTAAGGAAAAAAAAGGCCGCGCAATTCCACTTCCCGTAAGCGGTGCATTTCATAGCCCGCTAATTCAGGAAGCAGCTAATGAATTTTCTTCATATCTATCTAAATTAACATGGAATACGCCTGCTTTTCCCGTATATTTTAACGTAACAGCAGCTCCGGAATCCAATTACGAGAAAATCAAGAAAATAATGTCTTCACAAATGACCTCTTCTGTGCGCTGGATAGAGATTATAAATAATCAGTATAATGCAGGTGTACGCAATTTCTTAGAACTCGGCCCTAAAGGAGTTCTCACTAAATTACTCTCTGCAAATCTTAAAGGAAAAGAATATGAAGGAAAGGGCATCGGTAATATTGAACAGGCTGAAGCTATAAAATAG
- the sstT gene encoding serine/threonine transporter SstT — protein sequence MSQPSNIFKRIASGSLVVQIIIGIIAGVALATLSPDTAGSVSIFGSLFVKALKAVAPILVFVIVAASIANQKKGTHTNMRSIISLYLIGTFMSALVAVTMSFLLPTTLTLVATTTSATPPSGIGEVLNTLLFKVVDNPVNALASGNFIGILAWAIALGFCFQHAGETTKTALNDISEGVSSIVKLVIRFAPLGIFGLVSQTIASTGFEALAGYSHLIMVLLTSMATIALIVNPAIVWFKTKQNPYPLVFTCLKYSGITAFFTRSSAANIPVNMDLCKKLKLHEDTYSVSIPLGATVNMGGAAITITVMTLAAVHTLGIHVDIATALLLSLIASVSACGASGVAGGSLLLIPLACSLFGVPNEISMQVVAAGFIVGVIQDSAETALNSSTDVLFTAAADIAATSGKSAVTTETSEPQTATNA from the coding sequence ATGAGTCAGCCGTCAAATATTTTTAAACGCATTGCATCAGGAAGTCTGGTGGTACAAATCATTATTGGTATCATAGCAGGTGTTGCCCTGGCCACCTTATCGCCTGATACAGCAGGTTCTGTAAGTATATTTGGTAGCCTATTTGTTAAGGCCCTCAAAGCAGTAGCCCCAATCCTTGTTTTTGTTATTGTAGCAGCTTCCATTGCAAATCAGAAAAAAGGAACGCACACCAATATGCGTTCAATCATCTCCCTTTACCTAATCGGCACATTCATGTCTGCACTAGTAGCAGTAACAATGAGCTTTCTGCTACCCACTACACTTACTCTTGTTGCAACGACTACCAGCGCCACTCCACCAAGCGGAATAGGTGAAGTGTTAAACACATTACTCTTTAAGGTCGTTGACAACCCGGTTAACGCACTTGCTTCTGGCAACTTCATTGGTATTCTTGCATGGGCTATTGCTCTCGGTTTCTGTTTTCAGCATGCAGGCGAAACCACTAAGACAGCTTTGAACGATATTTCAGAAGGTGTCTCCAGCATTGTTAAGCTCGTAATCCGCTTTGCTCCATTAGGTATCTTCGGACTTGTATCACAGACAATCGCCAGCACAGGATTTGAAGCTCTAGCCGGATACAGCCATCTGATTATGGTACTGCTTACATCCATGGCCACTATCGCGCTCATCGTGAACCCTGCCATTGTCTGGTTTAAAACTAAACAAAATCCCTACCCGCTCGTATTCACTTGCTTAAAATATAGCGGTATCACTGCATTTTTCACCCGCAGCTCAGCAGCAAATATTCCTGTAAACATGGATCTGTGTAAAAAGCTGAAACTTCATGAGGACACATACTCTGTATCCATTCCCCTCGGTGCAACAGTTAACATGGGCGGAGCTGCGATCACTATTACCGTTATGACTCTGGCAGCAGTTCATACTCTTGGCATCCATGTTGATATTGCAACAGCTCTTTTACTCAGCCTTATTGCCTCTGTGTCTGCCTGCGGGGCGTCAGGTGTTGCCGGTGGTTCACTGCTGCTTATTCCTCTTGCATGCAGCCTCTTCGGTGTACCAAACGAAATATCCATGCAGGTTGTTGCTGCAGGTTTTATCGTCGGCGTAATTCAGGACTCTGCTGAAACAGCCCTGAACAGCTCCACAGACGTTCTTTTCACAGCAGCAGCAGATATTGCTGCAACCTCCGGTAAATCAGCCGTAACAACTGAAACATCAGAGCCACAAACAGCGACTAACGCTTAA
- a CDS encoding response regulator, translating into MAHILVLDDVVDAGILLKRILERKGHKVSVFSDEQDALNFVAKNSVDLSILDIKLKKMTGVEVLEEMKKVSPEIKVIMLTGYPTLETARESLKHGANEYCVKPIDKEELEVKVEDVLAG; encoded by the coding sequence ATGGCACATATTCTCGTTCTCGACGATGTGGTAGATGCAGGCATACTTTTAAAGCGAATTCTGGAACGCAAAGGACATAAAGTTTCTGTCTTTTCAGATGAACAAGATGCGCTTAATTTTGTAGCTAAAAACAGTGTAGATCTTTCTATTCTTGATATTAAACTTAAAAAAATGACTGGCGTAGAAGTACTTGAAGAGATGAAAAAAGTTTCTCCGGAAATTAAAGTGATCATGCTCACAGGATACCCAACTCTTGAGACAGCCAGAGAATCACTGAAACATGGTGCCAACGAGTACTGTGTTAAGCCAATAGATAAAGAAGAGCTTGAAGTAAAAGTAGAAGATGTTCTGGCTGGCTAG
- a CDS encoding FIST signal transduction protein, producing MHIELERTGTVQAFEKTLKSITNRPSVNGVLVLACDANCFMSDEVDIILKSCPVPLAGGIFPGLLCSQEKIEKGTIVIGLSTAPSIITVKGMSNPEVDFDKLLYQEFDNLEITDTILVFTDGFASRISALINAMFINLGIETNIIGGGSGSLSLEKKPAILSNEGMLMDVSLLILINTKSIINVSHGWTPVKGPFKVTESEGNVIKSLDWMPAFNIYREVIRDHSGQYISKENFERVSMSYPFGISMMFCDHIVRDPVKMTDDGSLVCVGGVEEGAFVDILHGNSESLIEASRTIATNHDILNLGEKSVALIVDCISRAIFMADSFEEELKAINLPDIPLIGMLSFGEIATQTQESLEFHNKTTVLSVLEEL from the coding sequence ATGCATATAGAACTTGAACGCACAGGAACAGTGCAAGCCTTTGAAAAAACACTTAAGAGCATAACAAATCGGCCAAGTGTGAATGGTGTTCTGGTGCTTGCATGTGATGCAAATTGTTTTATGTCTGATGAAGTTGATATTATTCTCAAGTCATGCCCTGTGCCGCTTGCTGGAGGGATTTTTCCCGGGCTCTTGTGTTCACAGGAGAAAATTGAAAAAGGAACTATCGTTATTGGTTTGAGTACAGCCCCATCAATAATAACAGTCAAAGGGATGAGTAATCCAGAAGTTGATTTTGATAAATTGCTTTATCAAGAATTTGATAATCTGGAGATTACAGACACTATCCTTGTATTTACTGATGGATTTGCCAGTCGTATTTCTGCTTTAATCAATGCAATGTTTATTAATCTTGGAATCGAGACAAATATTATAGGCGGTGGGTCCGGGTCACTTAGTCTTGAGAAGAAGCCTGCTATTTTAAGTAATGAAGGGATGCTTATGGATGTATCACTTCTTATTTTAATCAATACCAAAAGCATAATAAATGTAAGCCATGGATGGACTCCAGTAAAAGGGCCTTTTAAAGTTACTGAGTCTGAGGGAAATGTGATTAAGTCTTTGGACTGGATGCCAGCTTTCAATATTTATAGAGAAGTTATTAGAGATCACTCCGGGCAATATATATCAAAAGAAAATTTTGAACGTGTATCAATGTCATATCCATTTGGGATTTCGATGATGTTTTGTGATCATATTGTCCGTGATCCTGTTAAAATGACTGATGATGGAAGTCTTGTATGTGTTGGAGGAGTTGAGGAAGGGGCATTTGTTGATATACTCCATGGAAATTCCGAATCTTTAATTGAGGCTTCAAGAACTATTGCTACGAATCATGACATTTTAAATTTGGGCGAAAAATCAGTTGCGTTAATTGTAGATTGTATTTCAAGAGCAATTTTTATGGCTGATAGTTTTGAAGAAGAGCTTAAGGCTATTAATTTACCGGATATTCCATTGATTGGTATGCTCTCATTTGGTGAAATTGCTACTCAAACTCAAGAATCTCTTGAATTTCATAATAAAACAACTGTGCTTTCTGTATTGGAGGAATTATGA
- a CDS encoding MetS family NSS transporter small subunit, giving the protein MTTSAIIMMVFGLGITWGGAALCFRIAFNSK; this is encoded by the coding sequence ATGACTACCAGCGCAATAATAATGATGGTATTTGGTCTTGGAATTACCTGGGGCGGAGCTGCTCTCTGCTTCCGTATTGCATTTAATAGTAAGTAA
- a CDS encoding HAMP domain-containing methyl-accepting chemotaxis protein: MKLSSKLMIGFSSVICLILILAAISYWALEESSAGFNRYRKLAIDTNLSGKLQANMLMVRMSVKDYIRTGDPKDLAQYEEYYKKMRGFLDEATQSINNPERAKLISLTNELISSYGDYFGQIKELWAERDHYVNDVLNIAGPQMERNLSQILKTAERDNDMESAFRSGLTLKNLLLSRLYASKFISENDQDSVDRVSKEMAELDREFKILDQSLQNPERRKLLKELINYKEQYFSAFKGLVKVIFKRNEIITQDLDKIGPEVAKNVEQVKLSIMADQEALGPKLQAANNRAIMLAIIISLIATAIGIITAAFIIRTVNRQLGSDPAEIAAVAQRISNGDLDIHFNEPAVGVYGHMRNMAQQLTNVVSDVREGSANVAAGSTELSASAQGLSQGATEQAASIEEVSASIEEMAGNIQQNTLNAHTTEEIAIKSASEAAESGSAVNEAVSAMKNIAEKISIIEEIARQTNLLALNAAIEAARAGEHGKGFAVVAAEVRKLAERSGNAAGEISELSANTVNVAEKAGEMLEQLVPNIQKTAELVQEISSASTEQNSGAEQISKAITQLDSVIQQNASASEEMASTSEELSAQSLQLENTMSFFKVGGYSSQMQSNRLSSHTHKALPASKKYSAETRNKANKPDNTKTDSSSFGGGLALDMSADDNDFEKF, translated from the coding sequence ATGAAACTTTCGTCCAAGTTAATGATAGGGTTCAGCTCTGTAATCTGCCTAATTCTAATTCTAGCTGCAATTTCTTATTGGGCACTTGAAGAATCAAGTGCAGGTTTTAATCGATATAGAAAGCTTGCAATAGACACCAATCTTAGTGGTAAATTACAAGCCAATATGCTTATGGTGAGAATGAGTGTAAAAGATTATATTAGAACAGGAGATCCTAAAGATCTTGCTCAGTATGAAGAATATTACAAAAAAATGCGTGGTTTCTTAGATGAGGCTACACAATCCATTAATAATCCTGAACGAGCTAAATTAATTTCCTTAACTAATGAACTTATTAGTTCATACGGAGATTATTTTGGCCAGATCAAAGAACTATGGGCTGAACGCGACCACTACGTAAATGATGTTCTAAATATTGCTGGCCCCCAAATGGAGCGCAATCTCAGTCAAATTTTAAAAACCGCAGAACGCGACAATGATATGGAGTCAGCCTTCAGAAGTGGATTGACCCTTAAAAATCTTCTGCTTTCACGTCTATATGCATCTAAATTTATCAGTGAAAATGATCAAGATTCTGTTGATCGAGTAAGTAAGGAAATGGCAGAACTGGATAGAGAATTTAAAATACTTGATCAAAGTTTACAAAATCCTGAAAGACGTAAATTGTTAAAAGAACTGATTAACTATAAAGAACAATACTTTTCAGCATTTAAAGGACTGGTTAAAGTAATATTTAAACGCAATGAAATTATTACTCAAGATCTTGATAAAATAGGCCCTGAAGTTGCTAAAAACGTTGAGCAAGTTAAGCTGTCTATAATGGCTGATCAAGAAGCTCTTGGACCGAAATTACAAGCAGCAAACAACCGGGCAATCATGCTTGCCATTATTATCAGTCTTATTGCCACAGCTATTGGCATAATTACTGCCGCTTTTATTATTAGGACAGTTAATAGACAGCTTGGCAGCGACCCTGCTGAAATTGCAGCTGTAGCTCAGAGAATATCAAATGGTGACCTCGACATACATTTCAATGAGCCTGCTGTAGGTGTATATGGACATATGAGAAATATGGCCCAGCAACTGACAAATGTTGTTTCAGATGTACGTGAGGGTTCAGCTAATGTGGCTGCAGGAAGCACAGAACTCTCAGCATCAGCACAAGGTCTTTCACAAGGTGCAACTGAACAGGCAGCGTCTATTGAAGAAGTTTCCGCATCCATCGAAGAGATGGCTGGCAATATTCAACAAAATACATTGAATGCCCATACCACTGAAGAAATAGCAATTAAATCAGCTTCTGAGGCAGCTGAAAGCGGTTCGGCTGTTAATGAAGCAGTATCAGCTATGAAAAATATTGCTGAGAAAATCTCTATAATCGAAGAAATTGCTCGCCAAACAAACTTATTAGCTCTTAATGCCGCAATTGAAGCTGCCCGTGCAGGAGAACATGGCAAAGGTTTTGCTGTTGTTGCTGCAGAAGTTCGTAAGCTTGCTGAGCGAAGCGGAAATGCAGCTGGAGAAATCAGTGAACTATCTGCCAATACAGTCAATGTAGCAGAAAAAGCCGGTGAGATGCTTGAACAGCTTGTTCCAAATATTCAAAAAACAGCTGAACTTGTTCAAGAAATATCATCTGCAAGTACTGAACAGAACTCCGGGGCTGAACAAATTAGTAAAGCAATTACCCAGCTTGATTCAGTTATTCAACAAAATGCTTCTGCTTCTGAAGAAATGGCTTCAACAAGTGAAGAACTATCAGCTCAAAGCCTGCAGCTGGAAAACACTATGTCTTTTTTTAAAGTAGGTGGATATAGCTCTCAAATGCAATCAAATAGATTATCTAGCCATACACATAAAGCTCTTCCGGCTAGTAAAAAATATTCTGCAGAAACCCGAAATAAAGCGAATAAACCTGATAACACAAAAACAGATAGCTCTAGCTTCGGAGGAGGTCTTGCTTTAGATATGTCAGCAGATGATAATGATTTTGAAAAGTTTTAA